A single Caretta caretta isolate rCarCar2 chromosome 2, rCarCar1.hap1, whole genome shotgun sequence DNA region contains:
- the LOC142070748 gene encoding uncharacterized protein LOC142070748, giving the protein MQSSSAQVTMMESQNRKRAPAWTEREVRDLIAIWGEESVLSELRSSFRNAKTFLKISQGMKDRGHNRDPKQCRVKLKELRQAYQKTREANSRSGSEPQTCRFYDELHAILGGSATTTSAVLFDSFNGDGGNTEVGFGDEEDDDEEVVDSSQQASGETGFPDSQELFLTLDLEPVPPEPTQGCLLDSAGGEGTSAACVSMITGSSPSQRLVKLRKKKKRTRDEMFSKLMLSSHTDRAQTNAWRQIMSECRKAQNDREERWRAEESKWRAEDRAEAQMWRQRDERRQDSMLRLLQDQTSMLQCMVELQQRQLEHRLPLQPLCNQPPSSPSSIASTPRRPRTRWGGLRPTSHSTTEDCPKKRRLSFNKF; this is encoded by the exons atgcagagctcatcagcacaggtgaccatgatggagtcccagaatcgcaaaagagctccagcatggaccgaacgggaggtacgggatctgatcgctatatggggagaggaatccgtgctatcagaactccgttccagttttcgaaatgccaaaacctttctgaaaatctcccagggcatgaaggacagaggccataacagggacccgaagcagtgccgcgttaaacttaaggagctgaggcaagcctaccagaaaaccagagaggcgaacagccgctctgggtcagagccccaaacatgccgcttctatgatgagctgcatgccattttagggggttcagccaccactacctcagccgtgttgtttgactccttcaatggagatggaggcaatacggaagtaggttttggggacgaagaagatgatgatgaggaggttgtagatagctcacagcaagcaagcggagaaaccggttttcccgacagccaggaactgtttctcaccctagacctggagccagtaccccccgaacccacccaaggctgcctcctggactcagcaggcggagaagggacctctg ctgcatgtgtttcaatgatcacaggatcttctccttcccagaggctagtgaagcttagaaagaaaaaaaaacgcactcgcgatgaaatgttctccaagctcatgctgtcctcccacactgacagagcacagacgaatgcgtggaggcaaataatgtcagagtgcaggaaagcacaaaatgaccgggaggagaggtggagggctgaagagagtaagtggcgggctgaagacagggctgaagctcaaatgtggcggcagcgtgatgagaggaggcaggattcaatgctgaggctgctgcaggaccaaaccagtatgctccagtgtatggttgagctgcagcaaaggcagctggagcacagactgccactgcagcccctctgtaaccaaccgccctcctccccaagttccatagcctccacacccagacgcccaagaacgcggtgggggggcctccggccaaccagccactccaccacagaggattgcccaaaaaaaagaaggctgtcattcaataaattttaa